CGGTCACGAAACAGCCCGAACGGCGCTTCCAGCGTCAGGGTTTCCCCGTCGAAAGAGCGAGGTCCGAGCTCGAGAATCCAGGTCTGAAAATCTTTTTCCGATACGCGCTCCTCGATGAGGGCGCAGGCACCGTGCCAGAGACGTTCCGCTTCGTTGCTTCCAGTCACGCTTCACCTCTTGTTCGTCGCCGGGCCAGGATCGGGCGACAGTGCAGGTTGATCGTCGCCGGCCCGCGACGTTCTGCCCCAAGGCTGTCCAATTCGCTTTTTGGGATACCGCCCGGCACAAGCGTCGAACGCGAAGCGAGTGCGAAACGCGCTCTTTCGTGTCGACATCCGTTGCCGTGCGGTGCGCAGTGTCTACGTGCACGCCCTCCGGTGCGCAACAGGCACATAACGGAAAGGTGATTTTGCAGAGAATTTACCTTGGCGCTCGGTTGCCGTGTTCCATGGTGGATGGTTAGTGCGCGAACTTTCGAGACATTCGCGGGGGTGTCGATAACTCGAATGGTGCACGGGAGCATGTGGGCGCAGCGAGAATCGCAATGATGTGCAGATGATCACTCGTGCGACGGATTCGCGGGCGAACCGATCGCGCGTCGCAACGTGCGCAATGCAATTTGGAAACCTGATGAACGAAAAAGGAAGGGCTGCGCAGTCAGGCCTGCGCGCCGGCACCCTCGCTGCGTGCCGCGGCGGCGCGCCCCTGCTTCCAGTCCGCCAGGGCAACGCCGCTCGTCGCGACGGACGCATGCGTGCGTCCGCTGCCGAGCCCGATCTCGGTGCACATCGCAGCGAAAATCTCGTCGACCGACTCGTAGCGCGGGCCGCCGAGCCGGGCCAGAAGCTCGGCAAGAAGCTGCCATCCGGCCAAAGCGCGGCCCGGAGGCGCGACCGCGGTGCGGAAAAGCTGAAGTCTTCCGCCACGATTGACGTAAGTGCCGTCGGTTTCGAAATGACTTCCGGCGGCGAGCACGTGATCGGCATAAGCCATCGTCTTGCCGATTTCGTCGGCGACGACCAGCGTCTCGCCCATGTCTTCGAGGAACATTCCCCATCGATCCTCGTCGGCTGCGACGACGTCGGCGCGAAGCATGAGGATGCTGTCGACGTCCTCAGGCGGCGCGGTGTGCTCGGTGAATCCGAGAGCGACCAGGCCGGCGCGGTTCGGGAAACGATCGGTCGAAATCAGTTTGTCATCCGTGGGAATCTCCGAGGAGGCCGGAGAAACAACGACGCAGGGTCCGTTTCCGCACAGCGCAGCGATCCTCTTCGCAAGCCATCCCTCTTCCATCGTTGCGTGGGCCGACGCGAGCACCGCGGTACGCCGGTGGCTCTTCAGCGCGTCGGCAGCGCGTGAGACGACCTCATGCGGGTCGGATTCGACGAACTCGCTCCCGCCCCGCACGTAGGAACCGATCAACCGATGCTCGCCGTGGTTGCGCTGCCAGGTGCGGCGGCCGGCGTCGCACATCCAGAACGAATTGACCTCGGAGTTGAAGCGAGGCTTGAGGCGATAGATCCTTTCGTGGCGAAGATCCACGTCGATGTTGCAGCCGGTGGCGCAACCGGCGCAGATCGAAGGCGTAGCGTCGAGGTACCAGACGCGGGCCTGGAAGCGGAACTCGCGGCTGGTCAGCGCGCCGACCGGACAGATGTCGACGATGTTGGTGGCATACGGGTTGTCCACCTGCTTGCCGTCCGCCAGCGTCAGCTCGCTGTGGTCCCCGCGCTCCTTGATGCCCAGCTCGAAGGTGCGCGTGAACTCCTCGAGGAAGCGCACGCAGCGGGTGCACAGGATGCAGCGCTCTTGGTCGAGCATGATGTCGGGCCCGACCGGGATCACCTTGCCCTTGTCGACTTTTTCCTTGAGCGCGAACCGGCTGTGGTAGCGCCCGTAGTCCATGTAGTATTCCTGCAGCTTGCACTCGCCTGCCTGGTCGCAGATCGGGCAATCGATCGGATGATTGATCAGCAGGAATTCGAGCACGCCCTGGCGCGCTTCGATGACGCGCGGATTGTTCGACTCGACGACCATGCCGTCCTGCACGGTCGTGTTGCAGCCGATCTGGAGCTTGGGCAGCGGGTTGGGCTGCTTGGTCGACATCGCGCGGATGTCGACGAGGCACATGCGGCAGTTGCCGGCGATCGAGAGGCCGGGGTGATAGCAGTAGTGCGGAATCTCCAGGCCGGCCATCTCGGCGGCACGCACGAGGTTGGTGCCGTCGGGGACCTCGATGGTCTTCGCGTTGATCGTGACCTTTGCCATCTCGTCTTCCGCCCCTCCGCCTGCGCTCAAGCCGCCGCGGTCGCGTCGGCAGCGACGACGCGCGAGCGACCCGTGGCCGCCGCAAGGAACTCTTCGGGGAACTTCTGCAGGAAGCTGCGCACCGGCATCGCCGCCGCGTCCGACAGCACGCAGATCGTCGTGCCGAGCATTCCTTTGGCAACGCTGTCGAGCGTCGCGATGTCGCCTTCGCTCGCGAGGCCCTCGTCGAGCCGAATCAGCAATTTTTCGAGCCAGCCGGTGCCTTCGCGGCACGGTGTGCACTGCCCGCACGACTCGTGGTGGTAGAAGTGCGCGATGCGGCGCAGCGCGGCCACCATGT
The nucleotide sequence above comes from Candidatus Binatia bacterium. Encoded proteins:
- a CDS encoding 2Fe-2S iron-sulfur cluster-binding protein, with amino-acid sequence MAKVTINAKTIEVPDGTNLVRAAEMAGLEIPHYCYHPGLSIAGNCRMCLVDIRAMSTKQPNPLPKLQIGCNTTVQDGMVVESNNPRVIEARQGVLEFLLINHPIDCPICDQAGECKLQEYYMDYGRYHSRFALKEKVDKGKVIPVGPDIMLDQERCILCTRCVRFLEEFTRTFELGIKERGDHSELTLADGKQVDNPYATNIVDICPVGALTSREFRFQARVWYLDATPSICAGCATGCNIDVDLRHERIYRLKPRFNSEVNSFWMCDAGRRTWQRNHGEHRLIGSYVRGGSEFVESDPHEVVSRAADALKSHRRTAVLASAHATMEEGWLAKRIAALCGNGPCVVVSPASSEIPTDDKLISTDRFPNRAGLVALGFTEHTAPPEDVDSILMLRADVVAADEDRWGMFLEDMGETLVVADEIGKTMAYADHVLAAGSHFETDGTYVNRGGRLQLFRTAVAPPGRALAGWQLLAELLARLGGPRYESVDEIFAAMCTEIGLGSGRTHASVATSGVALADWKQGRAAAARSEGAGAQA